One window from the genome of Bdellovibrio sp. NC01 encodes:
- a CDS encoding pentapeptide repeat-containing protein, whose protein sequence is MVELLLSLLLAISASAASTSVCAKLTESKELTRNLQCSNFNVQKRIQTKLPQANFMGSDLTHSDWHQSDLSKGNFKNTVMDRMSAQKTDFSDSLFLQTRAHAAHFDYSDFTQTDWSDSNIQGNRFTGAKFLRANMQRANLAFSDLRFANFTDADLRGADLTSCIWYGAVFKGAVVDKATKLPFPQQKAQELGIIEK, encoded by the coding sequence GTGGTGGAATTACTTCTAAGTTTACTACTTGCGATTTCAGCTTCGGCAGCTTCAACGTCGGTCTGTGCAAAGCTCACGGAAAGTAAAGAGCTGACTCGCAACCTTCAGTGTTCAAACTTCAATGTCCAAAAACGCATTCAAACTAAATTGCCTCAGGCGAACTTCATGGGAAGTGACCTGACCCACAGCGATTGGCATCAAAGCGACCTCAGCAAGGGCAATTTTAAAAACACTGTGATGGATCGTATGTCGGCGCAGAAAACTGACTTCAGCGATTCGTTGTTCTTACAAACCCGCGCACATGCCGCCCACTTCGATTATTCCGACTTCACGCAAACGGACTGGAGTGACAGCAATATTCAAGGCAATCGCTTTACCGGAGCCAAGTTCTTACGTGCAAACATGCAACGTGCGAACTTAGCGTTCAGTGATTTGCGCTTTGCCAACTTTACTGATGCCGATCTTCGTGGTGCCGATCTAACTTCATGCATTTGGTATGGTGCTGTTTTTAAAGGTGCGGTTGTCGATAAAGCAACGAAGCTGCCATTCCCTCAACAGAAAGCGCAAGAACTTGGAATTATTGAAAAATAA
- a CDS encoding pentapeptide repeat-containing protein — protein sequence MGRAVMIFLILFCVFSGFAQADVSPLQGSNRRIQASLLQGRTYENFLCQNCRLQGASLKNTVLKLGTCRYCDFSEIDGVNLDARSINFDHSKFRLANLENADLSAVRAYFSNFQSANLKNAKMWGSDLRYCNFENSDLRNADLSNALLVGASFQGAKFNHATKLPFSKEQALSKGMLWEK from the coding sequence ATGGGACGCGCAGTGATGATCTTCCTGATTTTGTTTTGTGTGTTTAGTGGATTTGCACAAGCGGATGTTTCGCCTCTTCAAGGCAGCAATCGTCGCATTCAAGCTTCGTTATTGCAGGGGCGAACCTATGAAAATTTCTTATGTCAGAATTGCAGATTGCAGGGCGCTTCTTTAAAGAACACTGTCTTGAAACTTGGTACTTGCCGCTATTGCGATTTTTCTGAAATCGATGGCGTAAATCTTGATGCACGCTCAATAAATTTCGATCACTCCAAATTCAGACTGGCAAATCTTGAAAACGCAGATTTGTCAGCGGTTCGGGCTTACTTTAGCAATTTTCAAAGTGCAAATCTGAAAAACGCAAAGATGTGGGGCTCTGATCTGCGCTATTGTAATTTTGAAAACAGCGATTTGCGGAATGCCGACTTAAGTAACGCCTTATTGGTGGGAGCAAGCTTTCAGGGCGCTAAATTTAATCATGCAACGAAGTTGCCATTTTCTAAAGAGCAGGCCTTAAGCAAAGGGATGTTATGGGAAAAATAA